The following coding sequences lie in one Spirosoma sp. KUDC1026 genomic window:
- a CDS encoding aldo/keto reductase produces the protein MEYRKLGESDIQLSAITFGAWAAGGWMWGGTERSGAVEAIKASYDLGVTSIDTAPIYGQGTSEEIVGEAIKSIPRDKVQILTKYGMRWDLAKGDFGFKSQDNDGNAIDVYKYSGRESIIKECEDSLKRLGTDYIDLYQMHWPDKTTPIDESMEAVLRLIEQGKIRQAGVSNYSVAQMKEAEKVLVIASNQVPYSMLNRSAETELVPYVLETNKSILAYSPMERGLLTGKIRPGHQFAPGDHRATYRFFKPENIEQADKLLQAIKPLADEKGATVGQLVIRWTIEQPGITSALVGARDAGQATQNAQAINVTLSADEIDFINQQLATLELV, from the coding sequence ATGGAATACAGAAAATTAGGTGAATCGGACATTCAATTGTCAGCCATTACGTTTGGCGCCTGGGCCGCTGGTGGCTGGATGTGGGGCGGAACTGAACGCAGCGGTGCGGTCGAAGCCATTAAAGCGTCGTATGATCTGGGCGTAACGTCAATCGATACGGCTCCGATTTATGGACAGGGAACGAGCGAAGAAATCGTCGGTGAAGCCATCAAAAGCATTCCCCGCGATAAAGTGCAGATTCTGACCAAATACGGGATGCGCTGGGATCTGGCAAAAGGTGACTTTGGTTTCAAAAGTCAGGACAACGACGGCAACGCCATTGATGTCTATAAATACTCGGGCAGGGAAAGCATCATCAAAGAATGTGAAGATAGTCTGAAACGGCTGGGCACCGATTACATTGACCTCTACCAGATGCACTGGCCCGACAAAACGACGCCCATCGACGAAAGTATGGAAGCCGTGTTGCGCCTGATCGAACAAGGTAAAATCCGGCAGGCGGGCGTCAGCAATTACAGCGTAGCACAGATGAAGGAAGCCGAAAAAGTGCTGGTAATAGCCTCGAACCAGGTGCCGTACAGCATGCTGAACCGTAGCGCCGAAACCGAGCTGGTACCGTACGTACTGGAAACGAACAAGTCAATTCTGGCCTATAGCCCGATGGAACGGGGTTTATTAACCGGTAAAATCCGGCCGGGCCACCAGTTTGCCCCCGGCGATCACCGGGCAACGTATCGGTTCTTCAAACCGGAAAACATCGAACAGGCCGACAAGCTGTTGCAGGCTATTAAGCCACTGGCCGATGAGAAAGGCGCGACCGTGGGCCAGCTGGTCATCCGCTGGACTATCGAGCAGCCCGGCATTACGTCGGCGCTGGTAGGTGCCCGCGACGCCGGGCAAGCCACCCAGAACGCCCAGGCCATCAACGTAACGTTGTCGGCCGACGAGATCGATTTTATCAACCAGCAACTGGCTACGCTGGAGCTGGTGTAA
- a CDS encoding response regulator transcription factor — MPIRILITDDHSVVRKGIRTLLEDEDDMEIVGEAADGDEALALLSDAQPDVMLLDITMPRLSGIDVLKVVSQEYPTMHTLMFSMHNNPDYILKSVQYGAAGYLLKDTSQDEILRAVRTVIKGDLYFPPVASSIIIKHLRTASSVTSAEEAEATRSAGIWNRITSRESQILDCLINGMSSPEIARHFGVSANTVANQRASIMRKANVKNVVDLIRLALADRKR, encoded by the coding sequence ATGCCAATACGTATCCTTATTACTGATGATCATTCTGTCGTGCGGAAAGGAATCCGAACCCTGCTGGAAGACGAGGATGATATGGAAATTGTGGGCGAAGCCGCTGATGGCGACGAAGCCCTTGCTTTATTATCCGACGCGCAGCCGGACGTGATGCTGCTCGATATTACCATGCCCCGCCTGTCGGGTATCGATGTCCTGAAGGTTGTGTCGCAGGAATACCCGACGATGCATACGCTGATGTTCAGTATGCACAACAACCCGGATTATATTCTGAAATCAGTGCAGTACGGGGCCGCAGGCTACCTGCTGAAGGACACAAGTCAGGACGAGATTTTACGCGCCGTCCGTACGGTCATCAAAGGTGACCTGTATTTTCCGCCAGTGGCCTCGTCCATCATTATTAAACATCTTCGGACGGCCTCGTCCGTTACCAGTGCGGAAGAAGCAGAAGCCACCAGGTCGGCTGGCATCTGGAACCGGATCACCTCCCGGGAGTCTCAGATTTTAGACTGTCTGATCAATGGCATGAGCAGTCCCGAAATAGCCCGTCATTTCGGTGTCAGCGCCAACACGGTCGCCAACCAGCGCGCCAGCATCATGCGCAAAGCCAACGTTAAGAACGTTGTCGACCTAATCCGTCTGGCGCTGGCAGACCGGAAGCGGTGA
- a CDS encoding histidine kinase, whose product MNQLDQQVARRLTRFYVMALTVIALLLISGLLLFRYVIRNHYGDSRVVNIAGRQRMLSQRLTKLSLLRSQNTPTPDTASFDSLFNLWQKTHVQLQQGTLHPERGSTIRSSAKLDSMFTAIDPSFQSLVQSFNQINNPASTDTQRNEALRSILRHEHSYVLRMNDIVFQIDAESLERVKTLERIEFFITLAALLALLIEGFFIFRPVVNYTQNVVRRLDKSEKNLRQANNRLEITNHALEETNRSLVLANRKLVETQQELLQTTEEKYQLQLAESLIRAAALLEGQEEERRRFARELHDGIGQMLTGLKLHAEKLKSGFLQDDKQRARVEDVCELIYDTIQTTRQVAYNLMPSVLSDFGLQSALKVLADQTTRASGIDIVFESDEAVKRLTPATEIGLYRIAQEALHNAVKYAEAQLIRIQLQIDRQKITLAVTDDGKGFAVKIPKDENQLSINRGLDNMHTRARLLNGELIITSKMRKGTKVLVRVRHTLNPN is encoded by the coding sequence ATGAATCAACTCGATCAGCAGGTAGCCCGCCGATTAACGCGGTTCTACGTAATGGCCCTAACAGTCATTGCCCTCTTGTTAATCAGCGGGCTCCTGCTTTTCCGGTACGTTATCCGCAATCATTACGGCGACAGCCGCGTCGTGAACATTGCCGGTCGTCAGCGGATGCTCAGCCAGCGCCTGACAAAATTGTCTTTATTACGTTCCCAGAATACGCCTACGCCCGACACGGCCTCGTTTGATTCGCTGTTTAACCTCTGGCAGAAAACTCACGTACAGCTTCAGCAGGGCACCCTCCATCCGGAAAGAGGCTCTACCATTCGCAGCAGCGCGAAGCTGGATAGTATGTTTACCGCGATTGATCCTTCGTTTCAGTCGCTGGTGCAGAGTTTCAATCAGATCAACAATCCGGCTTCCACAGACACGCAACGTAACGAAGCCCTCCGCAGTATTCTGCGCCATGAACACTCGTACGTTCTGCGGATGAACGACATCGTGTTCCAGATCGACGCCGAAAGTCTCGAACGGGTCAAAACGCTCGAACGAATCGAGTTTTTTATTACCCTAGCGGCTCTGCTGGCGCTGCTCATCGAAGGTTTTTTTATTTTCCGACCCGTGGTCAACTACACCCAGAATGTTGTCCGGCGGCTGGATAAATCCGAAAAAAATCTGCGACAGGCCAACAACCGGCTGGAAATCACCAACCACGCGCTGGAAGAAACGAACCGAAGTCTGGTTCTGGCCAATCGGAAGCTGGTTGAAACGCAGCAGGAGCTGCTGCAGACCACCGAAGAAAAATATCAGCTTCAGCTCGCCGAAAGCCTGATCCGGGCGGCTGCCCTGCTGGAAGGTCAGGAAGAAGAGCGACGTCGGTTTGCTCGCGAACTGCACGATGGTATCGGGCAGATGCTAACAGGCCTTAAATTACACGCCGAAAAACTCAAATCAGGTTTCCTGCAGGACGATAAACAGCGGGCACGGGTCGAAGACGTGTGCGAACTGATTTATGACACCATCCAGACAACCCGTCAGGTTGCCTATAACCTTATGCCATCCGTGCTCAGCGATTTCGGCCTGCAGTCGGCATTGAAGGTGCTGGCCGATCAGACAACCCGGGCTTCTGGCATCGACATTGTGTTCGAAAGTGACGAAGCCGTTAAGCGCCTGACACCCGCTACCGAGATTGGTTTATACCGCATTGCGCAGGAAGCACTGCACAACGCCGTCAAGTACGCCGAAGCGCAATTGATCCGTATTCAGTTGCAAATTGACCGACAAAAAATTACCTTAGCAGTAACAGACGACGGCAAAGGTTTTGCCGTAAAAATACCTAAAGACGAGAATCAGCTATCAATCAACAGAGGGCTTGACAATATGCATACCAGGGCGCGTCTGCTGAATGGTGAACTAATTATTACATCCAAAATGCGAAAAGGAACAAAAGTATTAGTACGGGTTCGTCATACGCTTAACCCGAACTAA
- the nirD gene encoding nitrite reductase small subunit NirD, translating into METLIEKAQLTWRVACRVDDIPEDGGACALIDGRQIAIFNFARRGEWYATDNECPHRHQMALSRGMIGSQADEPKVACPFHKRTFSLQTGQCLSGDDYQIATFPVQITDGMVYIGI; encoded by the coding sequence ATGGAAACGCTGATCGAAAAAGCACAACTTACCTGGCGCGTAGCCTGCCGGGTTGATGATATTCCCGAGGACGGTGGCGCCTGCGCACTGATCGACGGTCGACAGATTGCCATCTTTAATTTTGCCCGACGGGGTGAGTGGTACGCAACCGACAACGAGTGCCCGCACCGTCATCAGATGGCTCTGAGCCGGGGTATGATTGGCAGTCAGGCAGATGAACCCAAGGTAGCCTGCCCGTTCCACAAACGTACATTTTCGCTCCAGACCGGTCAGTGTCTGAGCGGTGATGATTACCAGATTGCCACCTTCCCCGTACAAATTACCGACGGGATGGTGTATATTGGGATTTAA
- the nirB gene encoding nitrite reductase large subunit NirB, giving the protein MQTKTCTRVVVIGNGMVGYKFCEKLIARDKTGGRFSITVFGEEPRVAYDRVHLSAYFAGKTADALTLAPEQWYHDNGIKLYLTDPVIAIDRDQKTVRSHHGTVVPYDYLVLATGSGAFVPPMAGVEKDGVFVYRTIEDLDMIQTHARTARRGAVLGGGLLGLEAAKALLDLGLEEAHVVEFAPRLMPRQIDDAGSGILQRQLESLGLTIHLSKSTQEITGDDAITGMQFADGTRLDVDMLVISAGIRPRDELAKAAGLDTHPRGGILTDNQLKTSDSSIFAIGECAVVHHMIYGLVAPGYEMADVVAAQLVGEMKEFKPFDMSTKLKLIGTDVASFGDPFAAEPTCRTVVYENRAKGIYKRINVSADGRHLLGGILVGDAEQYNMLLQTCKNKTILPPDPEDVILGSRGGEEAGVMSLPDDALICSCEAITKAMLCHEIGENKHTTVDALKKATKACTGCGGCTPMVKDMIQGVMKAQGIYVRNVLCEHFDYTRQELLDLVKMNGLKTYTDVLNTFGKHDGCEVCKPAVASILASLWNENILKKDRATIQDSNDRFLANIQRGGTYSVVPRVAGGEISPEKLIVIGQVAQKYGLYTKITGGQRIDLFGAHVGDLPSIWEELIAAGFESGHAYGKSLRTVKSCVGTTWCRFGVQDSVTFAIELENRYKGLRSPHKLKSGVSGCTRECAEAQTKDFGIIATEKGWNVYVCGNGGTKPQHAQLLASDVDKETCVKYLDRFLMFYVRTADPLTRTATWLNKMDGGMTYLKAVVVDDVLGIADELEREMQLVVDTYHCEWKEVVENPELRKRFTHFVNAPEQKDPTVVFEPLRDQIRAQEWK; this is encoded by the coding sequence ATGCAGACGAAGACATGCACACGCGTTGTAGTTATTGGCAACGGTATGGTCGGCTACAAATTCTGTGAGAAACTAATTGCCCGGGATAAAACCGGCGGGCGATTTTCTATAACAGTTTTTGGCGAAGAGCCTCGGGTAGCTTATGACCGGGTTCATCTGAGTGCTTACTTCGCGGGGAAGACCGCCGATGCCCTGACACTGGCGCCCGAACAGTGGTATCACGACAACGGAATCAAGTTGTATCTGACCGATCCGGTCATTGCTATTGACCGTGACCAGAAGACGGTTCGCTCGCACCATGGTACAGTCGTTCCGTACGATTATTTAGTGCTGGCAACCGGTTCTGGGGCGTTTGTCCCGCCAATGGCCGGGGTCGAAAAGGATGGTGTGTTTGTTTATCGGACTATCGAAGACCTCGATATGATCCAGACCCATGCCCGCACCGCCCGCCGGGGTGCTGTTCTGGGTGGTGGCCTATTGGGACTGGAAGCCGCCAAAGCCCTGCTGGACCTGGGGCTAGAAGAAGCGCACGTTGTTGAATTTGCTCCCCGTCTGATGCCCCGGCAGATTGATGATGCTGGCTCCGGTATTCTGCAGCGGCAACTGGAATCGCTGGGACTTACGATTCACCTCTCGAAAAGCACGCAGGAAATTACAGGCGATGATGCCATCACGGGAATGCAGTTTGCCGATGGGACGCGGCTGGACGTCGACATGCTGGTTATTTCGGCCGGTATCCGTCCGCGCGATGAGCTGGCCAAAGCCGCCGGGCTGGATACGCACCCGCGCGGGGGTATCCTGACCGATAATCAACTCAAAACGTCGGATTCATCGATTTTCGCCATTGGCGAATGTGCTGTCGTTCACCACATGATTTACGGCCTGGTAGCGCCCGGCTACGAAATGGCCGACGTAGTGGCCGCGCAGCTCGTAGGCGAAATGAAGGAATTCAAGCCCTTCGATATGTCGACCAAACTGAAACTGATCGGTACCGACGTAGCGTCTTTCGGCGATCCGTTTGCGGCTGAACCAACCTGCCGTACTGTGGTATATGAAAACAGGGCGAAGGGTATTTACAAACGTATCAATGTCAGTGCCGATGGCAGGCATCTGCTGGGCGGAATACTGGTGGGGGACGCCGAGCAGTACAACATGCTGCTCCAAACCTGCAAGAATAAAACGATTCTACCGCCCGACCCCGAAGACGTTATTTTGGGATCACGCGGTGGCGAAGAAGCCGGGGTTATGAGCCTGCCCGACGATGCGCTGATCTGCTCCTGCGAAGCCATTACGAAAGCCATGCTCTGCCACGAAATCGGCGAAAACAAACATACGACCGTCGACGCGCTCAAGAAGGCGACCAAAGCCTGCACGGGTTGTGGGGGTTGTACGCCGATGGTGAAAGATATGATCCAGGGGGTGATGAAAGCACAGGGTATTTACGTGCGTAACGTCCTCTGCGAGCACTTCGACTACACCCGGCAGGAACTACTGGATCTGGTCAAAATGAACGGCCTCAAAACGTATACGGATGTTCTGAACACGTTTGGCAAACACGATGGTTGTGAAGTCTGCAAACCGGCCGTAGCATCCATTCTGGCGAGTCTCTGGAATGAGAATATTCTGAAAAAAGATCGGGCGACCATCCAGGACTCGAATGACCGCTTCCTGGCCAACATCCAGCGGGGCGGTACGTATTCCGTTGTGCCGCGCGTAGCCGGGGGCGAAATTTCGCCCGAGAAGTTGATCGTCATCGGGCAGGTAGCGCAGAAATACGGACTTTATACCAAAATCACCGGCGGTCAGCGGATCGATCTGTTCGGTGCGCACGTGGGTGATCTGCCCAGCATCTGGGAGGAGCTTATTGCCGCCGGTTTCGAGAGCGGCCACGCGTATGGTAAATCACTACGTACCGTCAAAAGCTGCGTCGGCACAACCTGGTGCCGGTTTGGTGTGCAGGATTCCGTTACGTTCGCCATTGAACTCGAAAACCGGTACAAAGGACTTCGGTCGCCCCACAAGCTAAAGTCGGGGGTGTCGGGCTGCACCCGGGAGTGCGCCGAAGCGCAGACCAAAGACTTCGGCATTATTGCCACCGAAAAAGGCTGGAACGTGTACGTATGCGGCAACGGCGGCACCAAACCGCAGCATGCGCAGCTGCTGGCATCGGACGTGGACAAGGAAACCTGCGTAAAATACCTCGACCGTTTTCTGATGTTCTACGTCCGCACAGCCGACCCGCTTACCCGCACAGCTACCTGGCTCAATAAAATGGACGGCGGCATGACGTATCTGAAAGCCGTTGTGGTCGACGACGTACTGGGCATTGCCGATGAGCTGGAGCGGGAGATGCAGCTCGTTGTGGATACGTATCACTGCGAGTGGAAAGAAGTCGTCGAGAATCCCGAGCTGCGGAAACGCTTTACCCATTTCGTCAACGCCCCCGAGCAGAAAGATCCGACCGTCGTTTTCGAACCCCTGCGCGATCAGATCCGGGCTCAGGAATGGAAATAA
- the cobA gene encoding uroporphyrinogen-III C-methyltransferase, giving the protein MNRQPKLTLVGAGPGDGELITVKGIRVLQQADVVLYDDLATATLLDFAPEQALKLYVGKRAGKPSASQDVINQMIVDLARTHGHVIRLKGGDSYVFGRGYEECNYARQHGIPSVVIPGVSSCIAVPASQGIPVTCRGISESFWVITGTTRHGELSADLQLAVQSNATVVVLMGLNKLDELCTLYTQHGRGDWPMAVVQNGTRADERCVVGQVWEMPDLVAAQRVGAPAVLIIGEVVTLHPDYVVAYARNLALTC; this is encoded by the coding sequence ATGAATAGACAGCCAAAACTTACACTGGTAGGCGCCGGACCGGGCGATGGCGAGCTGATTACCGTAAAAGGAATCAGAGTGTTACAGCAAGCAGATGTTGTCTTATACGACGATCTGGCGACCGCTACGCTGCTGGACTTCGCGCCCGAACAGGCCCTAAAGCTATACGTAGGTAAACGGGCGGGTAAGCCGTCGGCTTCGCAGGATGTAATCAATCAGATGATTGTTGACCTGGCCCGAACGCACGGTCACGTGATCCGGCTGAAAGGCGGGGATTCCTACGTCTTTGGCCGTGGCTACGAGGAGTGCAATTACGCCCGGCAGCACGGGATTCCCAGCGTCGTTATTCCGGGAGTATCGAGTTGTATCGCCGTACCGGCCTCGCAGGGGATACCGGTCACCTGCCGGGGTATCAGCGAAAGCTTCTGGGTCATTACCGGCACGACCCGGCACGGCGAACTGTCGGCAGACCTGCAACTGGCCGTTCAGTCGAATGCTACGGTTGTGGTGCTGATGGGTCTCAACAAGTTAGATGAATTATGCACCTTGTATACCCAGCACGGTCGGGGGGATTGGCCGATGGCGGTTGTACAAAACGGAACGCGTGCCGACGAGCGGTGCGTGGTAGGTCAGGTCTGGGAAATGCCCGATCTGGTGGCAGCGCAGCGCGTGGGGGCGCCTGCTGTGCTCATCATCGGAGAGGTTGTTACGCTGCATCCCGACTATGTCGTAGCGTATGCGCGGAATCTGGCGCTGACCTGCTGA
- a CDS encoding alginate export family protein codes for MRLLLVKSVLLGGFCLAVSTDLFAQYSLVGQLRTRTELRDGFGNLAPKGSPAAFFTSQRARLTFNYKWDRITFQTAVQDVRVWGQDAATINNADGNRLMVHEAWADITLANSADTTIKFKPVQNLSLKIGRQEMVYDDSRLIGNLDWLQQGRRFDAALLKAQHHGWTVDLGAGFNQNSDAFGVVGTYYTAGNVPASGLSTRNVTLAIPTGFVPTSGKGGVPILATPLSTNGQNQQFKSFQLLYLARKFGGTKFSALVFKDDFQKYRGDSLGNATQGYVYGRRYDVAGVNSRVTYGGMLTGLLGKESSRFGKVQWQAFAYGQSGKDRDGLTIKKAYHYGASFMVQRGALSAGPGYEVLSGNNATTIQNGQTSRFDPLYGTPHKFWGYMDYFYAGTGSPAGGLKDAFLKFKYTGSRLTTGLDVHYFALAAPTYNRMADVPAGTLLDSKLGMEYDFTATYALNKFTVVEFGYSVLKGTNSLEYSKQSTMDQKDKTGQWAYLMINIRPDFFYVKPTASK; via the coding sequence ATGAGACTACTTCTCGTGAAATCAGTGCTGCTTGGCGGGTTTTGCCTTGCCGTCAGCACCGACCTTTTTGCGCAATATTCGCTGGTTGGCCAGCTTCGTACGCGCACCGAACTGCGGGACGGCTTTGGTAACCTCGCTCCCAAAGGTAGCCCGGCCGCCTTTTTTACGTCGCAGCGGGCGCGGCTCACCTTCAATTACAAGTGGGACCGTATTACGTTCCAGACCGCCGTGCAGGACGTGCGTGTATGGGGGCAGGATGCCGCCACGATCAATAACGCCGACGGGAACCGACTGATGGTGCACGAAGCCTGGGCTGACATCACGCTGGCCAACAGCGCCGACACGACCATTAAGTTCAAACCGGTGCAGAACCTGTCATTGAAAATTGGACGGCAGGAAATGGTTTACGATGATTCCCGCCTGATTGGTAACCTGGACTGGCTCCAGCAGGGCCGTCGGTTCGACGCAGCGCTTCTGAAAGCACAGCATCATGGCTGGACCGTCGACTTGGGGGCTGGCTTCAACCAGAATTCCGATGCGTTTGGCGTGGTTGGTACGTATTACACGGCGGGCAACGTTCCGGCGTCTGGTCTGTCAACCCGGAACGTAACACTGGCGATTCCAACCGGTTTTGTCCCGACAAGCGGCAAAGGGGGAGTACCCATACTGGCAACGCCCCTCAGCACGAACGGCCAGAACCAGCAGTTCAAATCGTTTCAGTTGCTGTACCTGGCCCGGAAATTTGGTGGTACGAAATTCTCGGCGCTGGTTTTTAAGGACGACTTTCAGAAATACCGGGGTGATTCGCTGGGCAACGCAACGCAGGGGTACGTATATGGGCGCCGTTATGACGTAGCGGGCGTGAACTCCCGCGTGACCTACGGCGGTATGCTGACCGGGCTGCTGGGAAAAGAATCGTCCCGATTTGGTAAAGTGCAGTGGCAGGCGTTTGCCTATGGTCAGAGCGGTAAAGACCGGGATGGTCTGACTATTAAGAAAGCATACCACTACGGGGCCAGCTTCATGGTGCAGCGGGGGGCGCTGAGCGCCGGGCCGGGCTACGAAGTGCTGTCGGGTAACAATGCCACGACGATTCAGAATGGGCAGACGAGCCGCTTTGATCCGCTTTATGGTACGCCCCACAAATTCTGGGGCTACATGGATTACTTCTACGCCGGAACGGGGTCGCCGGCCGGTGGGCTGAAAGACGCGTTCCTGAAATTCAAGTACACCGGCAGCCGGCTAACGACGGGGCTAGACGTTCACTATTTCGCCCTGGCTGCGCCAACCTACAACCGGATGGCTGATGTACCGGCTGGTACGCTGCTGGACTCAAAATTAGGTATGGAGTACGATTTCACCGCGACCTACGCGCTCAACAAATTCACGGTTGTAGAATTTGGATACTCGGTGCTGAAAGGTACCAATAGTCTGGAATACAGCAAACAAAGTACTATGGACCAGAAGGATAAAACTGGTCAGTGGGCGTACCTGATGATCAACATCCGCCCGGATTTTTTCTATGTCAAACCAACGGCCAGCAAATGA
- a CDS encoding NarK family nitrate/nitrite MFS transporter, whose amino-acid sequence MITNQPLESLNIFSFRGVQMRTFHITWLTFFVCFFGWFGLAPLMPAIRADLNLTKPQVGNTIIAAVSATIFARLLVGKLCDTWGPRKTYTALLVLGSLPVMLVGLAHDYTTFLLFRLAIGTIGASFVITQFHTSMMFAPKVKGTANAVAGGWGNLGGGITQLAMPLIMAAIVGFGYTKPEAWRLAMVVPGVMMLIMAFLYYRFTTDTPNGNYENIGHAAAKGESVSFWKACADVRVWALALAYACCFGMEITFDGVAALYFFDNFKMEETEAGFWAMLFGFMNIFARALGGIIADRVGRKYGMRGKGVLLAGMLLLEGIGIMLFAQAGNLPMAILAMITFALFLKMSNGSTYAIVPFVNPKAVGIISGVVGAGGNLGGMLMGFLFKSQSITYGQAFLYIGCAVAVIGLLLFLVNFGKSAVTESTKAELQLN is encoded by the coding sequence ATGATAACGAACCAACCGCTTGAATCACTCAATATCTTTAGTTTCCGCGGGGTACAGATGCGGACTTTTCACATCACGTGGCTTACCTTTTTCGTCTGCTTCTTCGGCTGGTTCGGGCTGGCTCCGCTGATGCCTGCCATCCGGGCCGACCTGAATCTGACCAAACCACAGGTGGGAAACACCATTATCGCAGCCGTATCGGCTACAATTTTCGCCCGGCTGCTGGTCGGTAAACTATGCGATACGTGGGGGCCGCGCAAAACGTACACGGCGCTGCTCGTGCTGGGTTCCTTGCCGGTTATGCTGGTTGGGCTGGCGCATGACTACACGACGTTCCTGTTGTTTCGCCTGGCCATTGGCACGATCGGGGCCTCGTTCGTGATTACGCAGTTTCATACGTCGATGATGTTCGCGCCGAAGGTCAAAGGAACGGCCAATGCCGTAGCCGGGGGCTGGGGCAATCTGGGTGGGGGGATTACGCAACTCGCCATGCCCCTGATTATGGCCGCTATCGTTGGGTTCGGCTATACCAAGCCCGAAGCCTGGCGGCTGGCGATGGTCGTGCCAGGTGTCATGATGCTCATCATGGCGTTCCTGTACTACCGCTTCACTACCGACACGCCCAACGGCAACTACGAAAACATTGGTCATGCGGCTGCTAAAGGCGAGTCCGTTAGTTTCTGGAAAGCCTGTGCCGATGTTCGGGTCTGGGCGCTGGCGCTGGCCTATGCCTGCTGCTTCGGGATGGAAATTACGTTCGATGGTGTTGCGGCCCTCTATTTCTTTGACAACTTCAAGATGGAAGAAACCGAAGCAGGGTTCTGGGCCATGCTGTTCGGCTTCATGAACATCTTTGCCCGGGCGCTGGGAGGAATTATTGCCGACCGCGTGGGTAGAAAATACGGGATGCGGGGCAAGGGCGTACTGCTGGCGGGAATGCTCCTGCTGGAAGGCATCGGCATCATGTTGTTCGCGCAGGCGGGTAATCTGCCGATGGCCATTCTGGCGATGATCACGTTCGCCCTGTTTCTGAAAATGTCGAATGGGAGCACGTACGCCATTGTGCCGTTTGTCAACCCCAAAGCGGTCGGCATTATTTCGGGCGTGGTTGGCGCGGGGGGCAACCTGGGCGGTATGCTGATGGGCTTCCTGTTCAAATCGCAGTCGATTACCTACGGACAGGCTTTTCTCTATATCGGCTGCGCTGTCGCGGTGATCGGCCTGCTGCTGTTCCTGGTCAATTTCGGTAAATCGGCTGTTACAGAGTCCACTAAGGCAGAATTGCAATTAAACTAA